One region of Manis pentadactyla isolate mManPen7 chromosome 9, mManPen7.hap1, whole genome shotgun sequence genomic DNA includes:
- the LOC118929765 gene encoding mas-related G-protein coupled receptor member X2, whose translation MDPTIPGWASALTPMNGSDQALPQTFIVEFLIPTLLILIPALGGLAGNAVVLWLLGFRLRRNAFSVYILNLAGADFLFLSFQTAFALEELISPFHSISRCIPSFAFPVLTFAYLASLSILSAISVERCVSVLWPIWYRCHRPRHTSAIMCALLWALSLLLSLLEGKYCGLLFRDFDLDWCLVFDFITAAWLIFLFVLLSGSSLALMVRLLCGSQRMRLTRLYVTVVLTVLAFLLCGLPFGIHWFLLIWVQNGLDELYDLVVTVLSCVSSCANPIIYFFVGSFRQRWPKKHKTLQLLLQRALQDASEVDESQAGLPQKSQELSGSSLLC comes from the coding sequence ATGGATCCCACCATCCCTGGCTGGGCGAGCGCACTCACACCAATGAACGGAAGCGACCAGGCCCTTCCACAGACTTTCATTGTGGAGTTCCTGATCCCGACCTTGCTGATCCTCATACCTGCCCTGGGTGGCCTGGCAGGAAACGCGGTTGTGCTCTGGCTCCTGGGCTTCCGCCTGAGAAGGAACGCCTTCTCCGTTTACATCCTTAACCTGGCAGGGGCCGACTTCCTCTTCCTGTCCTTCCAGACGGCATTTGCCCTGGAGGAACTCATCAGCCCCTTCCACTCCATCTCCAGGTGCATCCCCAgctttgccttccctgtgctgacCTTCGCCTACCTCGCGAGCCTGAGCATCCTCAGCGCCATTAGCGTGGAGCGCTGCGTGTCAGTCCTGTGGCCCATCTGGTACCGCTGCCACCGCCCCAGACACACATCAGCTATCATGTGTGCCCTGCTCTGGGCCCTGTCCCTGCTGCTGAGCCTCCTGGAAGGGAAGTACTGTGGCCTCCTGTTTAGGGATTTTGACCTTGATTGGTGTCTGGTGTTTGATTTCATCACTGCGGCATGGCTGATCTTCTTATTTGTGCTTCTCTCTGGGTCCAGCCTGGCCCTGATGGTCAGACTGCTGTGCGGCTCCCAGCGGATGCGGCTGACCAGGCTGTATGTGACCGTGGTGCTCACAGTGTTGGCCTTCCTCCTCTGCGGCCTGCCCTTTGGAATCCATTGGTTCCTCTTGATCTGGGTTCAGAATGGCTTGGATGAACTATATGATCTGGTTGTAACTGTCCTGTCCTGTGTCAGTAGCTGTGCCAACCCCATCATTTACTTCTTCGTTGGCTCCTTCAGGCAGCGGTGGCCAAAGAAGCACAAAACCCTCCAGCTGCTTCTCCAGAGGGCTCTGCAGGACGCATCAGAGGTGGATGAAAGTCAGGCCGGCCTTCCTCAGAAAAGCCAGGAGCTGTCAGGAAGCAGCCTGCTATGCTGA